In Alteromonas mediterranea DE, a single genomic region encodes these proteins:
- a CDS encoding ExeM/NucH family extracellular endonuclease, translating into MKTSLTLLSAGIISALSSTAVNANDLVISGVIDGPLSGGVPKAVELFVVNDIADLSAYGVGSANNGGGTDGEEFTFPTGVSASAGTYIYVASEIDGFTAFFGSAPDYDSSSMGINGDDAIELFKDGSVIDTFGDINTDGNGTAWEYLDGWAYRTSGQNANGGNFDSANWTFSGVDALDGATTNTDATTPFPTGTFTTEGGDEVVDEPEVPAVELGVCGDDAVLISTIQGSENSSAEVGNKVIVEAIVTGTRDGGFFIQEETADYDANEATSEGLLVEGNIDIEVGNLVRLYGEVEENYGMTTLVMDSAVVALDCGEAESVASVALSMPYEVDLETLEGMVVSVTDATVISTNNLWRFGEIVVSDTIKRQPSDVAAPLSEDYVAAEQASETSLLTIEDNSGSQYPDTLNYFPTFSYANAIRIGDSVSASGPLNYSFGTYRINPSDIIEVASTREANPVVAEGNLSIATFNVLNYFNGEVDENGDVTFDYDNNRGASDDVAFALQQGRIVEAIINLNADVVGLMEIENDGFGDDSAIQSLVNAINAELGETEQYAFVATSDGSEIGTDAITVGLLYKASVVTPESDAMIVDMPVQQIDEDSLARMRPSLLQSFVHNESSKSFLVAVNHFKSKGSQCAEDVAEAPSEITTIQGSCNALRVSAAITLGNALSDESLPERKVILGDLNAYSAEDPVAVLTDYTPESRGYTIATAINTGMDEGASVDVESSFGYHNLAEEFDAEGFSYWFYGTEQVGSLDHVLASDAMLADAIDGAHWNINSVEAYQLQYDQALRFYPEEEGYAFTDVGPFRSSDHDPFIATFDLQADVVEDDEDDNKDSSGGAMGGIFALLAAMVGFRRRQHNVEKKS; encoded by the coding sequence GTGAAAACATCATTAACTTTACTATCTGCAGGGATAATTTCTGCGCTTTCTTCCACAGCAGTTAATGCTAACGATTTGGTCATTAGTGGTGTCATTGATGGGCCGCTAAGTGGCGGTGTACCCAAAGCCGTTGAACTTTTTGTGGTCAACGACATTGCCGACTTGTCCGCTTATGGTGTTGGCTCTGCCAATAATGGTGGTGGCACAGATGGCGAAGAGTTCACCTTCCCAACTGGCGTATCTGCAAGTGCGGGAACCTATATTTACGTTGCATCTGAAATAGACGGCTTTACCGCGTTTTTCGGTTCAGCACCTGACTATGATAGCTCGTCAATGGGCATTAATGGCGACGATGCTATTGAACTTTTCAAAGACGGTAGTGTTATTGATACGTTTGGCGACATTAATACCGATGGAAACGGCACCGCGTGGGAATACCTTGATGGGTGGGCTTACCGTACCTCAGGCCAAAACGCTAACGGCGGCAACTTCGATTCAGCTAACTGGACATTCAGCGGTGTGGATGCGTTAGATGGCGCAACAACAAATACCGATGCAACGACACCTTTCCCAACAGGTACTTTCACAACTGAAGGTGGAGATGAAGTAGTCGATGAACCTGAAGTACCGGCCGTTGAGCTAGGGGTTTGTGGCGATGACGCGGTGCTTATCAGTACTATTCAAGGTAGTGAGAATAGCTCTGCAGAGGTGGGCAATAAGGTTATTGTAGAAGCTATCGTAACAGGTACGCGAGATGGCGGATTCTTTATCCAAGAAGAAACGGCAGATTACGACGCTAATGAAGCAACGTCTGAAGGCCTGTTGGTAGAAGGTAATATAGACATTGAAGTAGGCAACCTGGTTCGTCTTTACGGAGAAGTTGAAGAAAATTACGGCATGACCACGCTGGTTATGGACAGCGCTGTGGTAGCGTTAGATTGTGGCGAAGCGGAATCGGTTGCGAGCGTAGCCCTTTCAATGCCTTATGAAGTTGACTTAGAAACACTGGAAGGCATGGTAGTAAGCGTTACCGATGCTACCGTAATAAGCACGAATAACTTGTGGCGCTTCGGTGAGATTGTCGTTAGTGACACGATTAAGCGTCAGCCGAGCGACGTTGCAGCTCCACTGTCAGAAGACTACGTTGCAGCAGAGCAAGCAAGCGAAACCAGCTTACTCACTATTGAAGACAATAGTGGCTCACAATATCCTGATACACTTAATTACTTCCCTACTTTCAGCTATGCGAACGCCATTCGCATTGGCGACAGTGTGTCGGCCTCGGGCCCGCTAAACTATAGCTTTGGTACTTACAGAATAAATCCAAGTGACATCATTGAAGTAGCTTCAACACGCGAAGCCAACCCTGTTGTTGCTGAAGGTAACCTTTCAATCGCGACGTTTAACGTACTGAACTATTTCAATGGCGAAGTAGATGAAAACGGCGATGTGACCTTTGATTATGACAACAATCGCGGTGCGTCAGACGACGTGGCCTTCGCCCTACAACAAGGCCGTATTGTCGAAGCCATTATTAATTTGAATGCTGATGTTGTTGGCTTAATGGAGATAGAGAATGATGGCTTTGGCGACGATAGCGCTATCCAGTCTCTTGTTAATGCCATTAATGCTGAATTAGGTGAAACCGAACAATACGCATTTGTTGCTACCAGCGACGGTAGCGAAATAGGTACCGATGCCATTACCGTAGGCTTACTATATAAGGCGTCTGTAGTGACACCTGAAAGCGATGCAATGATTGTGGATATGCCAGTACAACAAATTGATGAAGATAGTCTGGCACGTATGCGCCCTAGCCTTCTTCAGTCGTTCGTTCATAACGAAAGTAGCAAGTCGTTCCTTGTTGCGGTAAATCACTTTAAATCTAAAGGTTCGCAGTGTGCTGAGGACGTAGCAGAAGCACCGTCTGAAATTACGACAATTCAAGGCAGCTGTAATGCACTTCGCGTATCGGCAGCGATCACGCTTGGTAACGCATTGAGCGATGAGAGCCTGCCTGAGCGTAAGGTCATCTTGGGCGACTTAAATGCATACAGTGCTGAAGACCCTGTCGCTGTACTTACCGATTACACACCTGAATCACGTGGATACACCATCGCTACTGCTATAAACACGGGCATGGACGAAGGTGCTTCGGTTGACGTTGAATCTAGCTTTGGCTATCACAATTTAGCCGAAGAGTTCGACGCAGAAGGCTTTTCATATTGGTTCTACGGCACTGAACAAGTGGGTAGTTTAGATCACGTGTTAGCAAGTGACGCCATGCTTGCAGACGCTATTGATGGTGCGCACTGGAATATTAACTCAGTGGAAGCGTATCAGCTACAGTACGATCAAGCGCTTCGTTTCTATCCTGAAGAAGAAGGCTACGCATTTACCGACGTTGGCCCGTTTAGAAGCTCGGACCATGACCCATTCATCGCCACATTCGATTTACAAGCGGACGTAGTTGAAGACGATGAAGATGACAACAAGGATAGCTCAGGAGGAGCGATGGGAGGAATTTTCGCATTGCTAGCCGCAATGGTAGGTTTTCGCCGTCGTCAGCATAATGTTGAAAAGAAAAGCTAA
- a CDS encoding DUF2252 family protein, whose protein sequence is MLDNRLQHIIDAVKRIDGQTPSLQLAKHTKMASSPFVFYRGSAQLFYADILSGVINFPKECDSIPLTSVMGDCHTSNFGFLTEEGSHGDTVIFSPNDFDDACVGQAQWDVLRYLTSLHLARAHCAGVIKGKYQDDAINHSKPVVSHQDVIEAQYRFIESYIKTCERVKANASVLNEAIDTCPSTVPSKLTKLYNKAKARSAGGEDFTSKSALAKAVQLQGDTLAFKRNSEKFTKLSGQEYSALLAAFAPYMDDAVVDIVKRLNAGTGSVNMNRYYFLVGPSKPHNAESFSHCHIVEVKQQREAAPIHYFKALNPVNRLNAAHLTARCQRRMQRRPDLVLDEVKYAGAHYLVRSRHHAKVGVAPHDIAMGKKAIEKGFNYFAELCGYSLALAHCRGDRRSTRFSSSAAKTFESVKTLLVKVANLYAEQVIDDHALFKQHIENK, encoded by the coding sequence ATGTTAGACAATCGGCTTCAACATATCATAGATGCAGTCAAACGCATTGACGGGCAAACACCAAGCTTACAGCTAGCTAAGCACACAAAGATGGCTTCAAGCCCTTTTGTGTTTTATCGAGGAAGTGCCCAGCTATTTTATGCCGATATTCTATCTGGGGTCATCAACTTCCCAAAAGAATGTGACTCAATTCCCCTTACAAGCGTAATGGGCGATTGCCACACCTCAAATTTCGGTTTTCTTACCGAAGAGGGTTCCCATGGCGACACGGTTATTTTCTCACCCAACGATTTCGATGATGCATGCGTAGGACAAGCGCAATGGGACGTTCTTCGCTATCTCACGTCTTTACATCTTGCCAGAGCACATTGCGCTGGTGTGATTAAAGGTAAATATCAAGATGACGCCATCAACCATTCGAAGCCGGTCGTTAGCCATCAGGATGTGATTGAAGCTCAGTATCGTTTTATAGAAAGCTATATAAAGACATGTGAGCGCGTTAAAGCAAACGCTTCAGTACTGAACGAAGCAATAGACACCTGCCCTAGCACCGTTCCCAGTAAATTAACTAAGCTCTATAACAAAGCAAAGGCGCGTAGTGCAGGTGGTGAAGATTTCACGTCAAAAAGTGCGTTAGCCAAAGCAGTACAACTACAGGGCGACACATTAGCCTTCAAGCGTAACAGCGAGAAGTTCACTAAACTAAGTGGGCAAGAATATTCAGCGTTACTGGCCGCTTTTGCCCCTTATATGGATGACGCCGTTGTGGATATCGTTAAACGCCTAAATGCCGGTACGGGCTCGGTTAATATGAACCGCTATTATTTTTTAGTGGGCCCGTCCAAACCGCATAACGCCGAAAGCTTCTCACATTGCCATATCGTAGAAGTGAAGCAGCAGCGTGAAGCCGCTCCCATTCACTATTTTAAAGCGCTTAACCCGGTTAATCGACTGAACGCGGCGCATCTTACCGCCCGCTGTCAACGCCGAATGCAGCGCAGGCCAGACTTAGTGCTCGATGAGGTAAAATATGCTGGCGCACACTATTTAGTGCGCTCGCGCCATCACGCTAAAGTTGGGGTTGCCCCGCACGATATCGCCATGGGCAAAAAAGCCATCGAAAAGGGTTTTAATTACTTTGCTGAACTTTGTGGGTACAGCCTTGCTTTAGCACACTGCCGGGGAGACCGCCGCAGTACCCGCTTCTCCTCTTCTGCGGCTAAAACATTTGAATCTGTAAAGACCCTACTGGTAAAAGTTGCAAATTTGTATGCTGAGCAAGTAATAGACGATCATGCTTTATTTAAACAACATATTGAAAACAAATGA